The following are from one region of the Nicotiana tomentosiformis chromosome 7, ASM39032v3, whole genome shotgun sequence genome:
- the LOC104098525 gene encoding uncharacterized protein yields the protein MDNSSRSWWRNYEGILRSFYPLLLGQMVSFVMALMSFTSSLVANLGANTPLSLSFCSYTALALVYGGIMIYRRQKLQVPWYWYALLSFADVQGNFLVNKAYQYSSITSVTILDCWTIAWVILLTWLVLGTRYSPWQFLGAAVCLAGLGLVLLSDAKASSGGGSKPLLGDIFVIIGTLFFAMSNVGEEFCVKKKDRIEVVSMIGLFGWLVTIIEIPILERKSLESVKWSAEIILAFCGYATASFMFYTFVPFLLKMSGSTLFNLSLLTSDVWAVVIRTFFYKQKVEWLYFVAFALVVTGLIIYSKTAKDPVSAPAIEEANADQRYQLLNEDEERADCRHEATVS from the exons ATGGATAACAGCAGCAGAAGCTGGTGGAGGAATTATGAAGGAATATTGAGGAGTTTTTACCCTTTGTTGTTGGGTCAAATGGTGTCTTTTGTTATGGCCCTTATGAGTTTCACTTCTTCTCTAGTTGCAAATCTTG GTGCAAATACTCCACTTTCCCTGTCATTCTGTTCTTACACAGCATTAGCTTTGGTGTATGGAGGCATCATGATTTACCGGCGGCAGAAACTACAG GTTCCTTGGTATTGGTATGCCCTTTTAAGCTTTGCTGATGTCCAGGGAAATTTTCTTG TAAATAAAGCATATCAATACTCATCAATCACCAGCGTGACGATACTGGATTGCTGGACAATAGCTTGGGTGATACTTCTGACATGGTTAGTTTTGGGTACACGATATTCTCCATGGCAATTCTTGGGTGCAGCAGTCTGTTTAGCTGGTCTCGGACTTGTGCTTCTGTCGGATGCTAAGGCGAGTAGTGGAG GTGGTTCAAAACCTCTTCTTGGCGATATATTTGTGATCATTGGGACACTTTTCTTTGCAATGAGTAATGTCGGCGAG GAGTTTTGTGTCAAAAAGAAAGATCGTATTGAAGTGGTTTCCATGATTGGTCTTTTTGGGTGGCTTGTTACGATAATTGAGAT ACCAATCTTGGAAAGGAAGAGTCTGGAATCAGTCAAGTGGTCTGCAGAGATT atATTAGCCTTTTGTGGTTATGCAACTGCAAGCTTTATGTTCTACACCTTTGTTCCCTTTCTTCTTAAG ATGAGCGGATCAACTTTGTTTAATCTATCTCTTCTCACATCTGATGTGTGGGCAGTTGTCATTAGAACATTTTTCTACAAGCAAAAG GTTGAATGGCTGTACTTCGTAGCTTTTGCACTTGTGGTTACGGGGCTGATCATATACTCAAAAAC TGCGAAGGATCCTGTTAGTGCACCAGCTATAGAAGAAGCAAATGCAGATCAAAGGTACCAACTTCTTAATGAAGATGAAGAGCGCGCAGATTGTAGACATGAGGCTACTGTTTCATGA